The proteins below are encoded in one region of Drosophila santomea strain STO CAGO 1482 chromosome 2R, Prin_Dsan_1.1, whole genome shotgun sequence:
- the LOC120445152 gene encoding sodium channel protein 60E isoform X5: protein MSDDQATSNDEKAVAKHQVVAYTQRSQVKHENRHIQLVREYGFHPRTKASVEDGDVLPRKFEPFPEHMYGKPLEEIDTFIYEETFCVVSKRFRKNYIHRFTGTKSLFLFYPWSPARRVCVYIATNQFFDYCVMATILFNCIFLAMTETVEEAEYIFLAIYSIEMVIKIIAKGFLLNKYTYLRNPWNWLDFVVITSGYATIGMEVGNLAGLRTFRVLRALKTVSIMPGLKTIINALLHSFRQLAEVMTLTIFCLMVFALFALQVYMGELRNKCVRQVPTDWTNVSHTDWQIWVNDTDNWLYDEDELPVLCGNLTGARHCPFEYVCLCVGENPNHGYTNFDNFMWSMLTTFQLITLDYWENVYNMVLATCGPMSVSFFTVVVFFGSFYLINLMLAVVALSYEEEAEITNEERKKDLLDHRDDSTFSFDPSVLNVKKLNKNNKKKIDSRKGVLLASYSKKKTRRKKTKGGKEGGTNGNGNGSNGDDHKSHSATPSPGPSPRHSATECPTALTIQAQKQYQQMEQHKLAKSSTGGSNSAMAPTPKGRISFQDTGMGVKNPNMLYPSDYKGQLIASSRQPSSNSSGVNRESSQDDSGVVDDHEEQDTNNDLGHVSTVELALSPREVRLIKCNGNIARIKNHNVYALHQEFSSEVVVIDDLPDRNCDRCVHWCTDYESWLQFQNCLYKVVRDPLFELAITLCIVLNTAFLAMEHHGMSETFRNALDVGNKVFTSIFTFECIVKLMALSKDFFLCGWNIFDLLIVTASLLDIIFELVDGLSVLRGLRLLRVLKLAQSWTTMKVLLSIIISTIGALGNLTLILVIVIYIFAVIGMQLFSKDYTPEKFDPDPVPRWNFNDFFHSFMMIFRILCGEWIEPLWDCMRAEEEQGASTCFAIFLPTLVMGNFMVLNLFLALLLNSFNSEELKSKKEIFKKKEVGEESKLARSIERVRDLIRKKRQERKDRKERKFAEKFQQIVLDAQQAHAQTHSHQAAVGLERGDKPSALAETKFHRLSYQESMNRPVSGSDFGFQIPLHDGLHTIVDGLEYEDTEDLPEQIQLQAHPLPPTSDSMPPTYESAMLAAAAGSFSSVNGNGNSQNLTPFVQAERRLQHQISSGVSTQQNDSREEATYTESIELRLLGQYNSTDTDPYANDQRSGCGSFNRGDSLQDNSSRRYGSEEHDEAYLKYQKSLLTRSPSYRKSLDRLSQSSGQSQRSLLKSEEAEMRRHYSGQSLNSIYIEQDELLSQQGNLREELLNCDQKELFQFLQEEEELHKGTNLNRISNVMRSRRPSSQMGQPDNEALVEHSEFDNIIQSFEKELEEIKRSTTSLERKLSNLSEPSPAADEATKAIMEHIAIITGASERSAADEVVLPLNPYDSYDLSSVPRRSQSVSAAAQRQSVKLKRRSLEKQRKIDEDFSISNEIRKICDQIHAPFVAMEAMAVAATSASQATQPNQSPFLRRKVDPFTVQFDRFKRLSLIERVEEVPEEEKPISTLRIESEKMPRKFLHGHDQLRLDSLSLKSTNSYENLLIQKQKLGMAAPPAVPATPPTSLKSSIEPPTLAQISSLKTTPPLAALTEHQQHFHATSIQAAPTHAHAHAHAHAHAHSQAHAHSMAGQRRRQEHPQSTLDKAASFQSARTESHSSGAADTSSALALAMAQKTEQSQSTAPEATQKPSAFTRLTEKPWHCLVSYVDDLTVGGRRNSQGAYNDPMTFPSYGATKPAKVPDDCFPQKCYDHFYFRCPWFMSCMDTQSAKHWTRVRTAVLTVVDTPAFEWFVLVLIFASSITLCFEDINLDKNKTLKRVLYWINFSFCLIFVVEMILKWLALGFSKYFTSFWTILDFIIVFVSVFSLLIEENENLKVLRSLRTLRALRPLRAISRWQGMRIVVNALMYAIPSIFNVLLVCLVFWLIFSIMGVQFFGGKFFKCVNEMGELLPITEVNDKWDCIEQNYTWINSKITFDHVGMGYLALLQVATFEGWMEVMADAVDARGVDLQPQREANLYAYIYFVIFIVCGSFFTLNLFIGVIIDNFNMLKKKYEGGVLEMFLTESQKHYYTAMKKLGRKKPQKVIKRPINHFLAMFYDLSNSRRFEIAIFVLIFLNMLTMGIEHYDQPHAVFFILEVSNAFFTTVFGLEAIVKIVGLRYHYFTVPWNVFDFLLVLASIFGILMEDIMIDLPISPTLLRVVRVFRIGRILRLIKAAKGIRKLLFALVVSLPALFNIGALLGLITFIYAILGMSLFGHVKLQGALDDMVNFQTFGRSMQLLFRLMTSAGWNDVLESLMIQPPDCDPFIHGQTNGDCGHPLLAITYFTSFIIISYMIVINMYIAIILENFNQAHQEEEIGIVEDDLEMFYIRWSKYDPHATQFIHFSQLSDFIASLDPPLGISKPNNVALVSFNLPISKGNKIHCLDILHALVKHVLGHVEETDNFKQLQEQMDVKFKKQFPTRKELEIVSSTRIWKRQEKAAKTIQTGWKEYLRRKREKERSNSGDSATQTSSPGGWQSKLSALNFFHLQVSRRGTACSSRASSRKSSRASDASDLSELAGPWLNLPLMLVSGADEVVKDIKLQNDELGKRGSIFVEAPRASRRRSFYNFFLRHQDAVDDSLTSPSVHRKTAMNNTTNTTSTSASASTSGTASSTATATAPATGCGPAATSASDSDRHQAVGGGSAPSRKRASSFIRKKPPLERAEAPAPEVIVTRPSPEQQTHPHPHSLSLRPDNATLVHVLVHRESEEYKEEDEGSPSSSSPGNGNGFGIGLDMLGKQPPPQIRITTGSVESSMDTCAMPTVQIMVDSPKDPPRGDFSSAPIDDVGAPIDVNVQGDTSQVFYDYDPEKATDDQVSGQEEAAQCESLPDRQR from the exons CCTTCTGTGTGGTATCCAAGCGGTTCCGGAAGAACTACATCCATCGCTTTACGGGAACCAAGAGCCTCTTCCTCTTCTACCCATGGAGCCCAGCAAGGCGCGTTTGCGTCTACATCGCCACCAACCAGTTCTTCGACTACTGCGTCATGGCCACCATCCTGTTCAACTGCATCTTCCTGGCCATGACGGAGACCGTGGAGGAGGCGGAGTACATCTTTCTGGCCATATACTCCATCGAAATGGTCATCAAGATTATTGCCAAGGGATTTCTGCTCAACAAGTACACGTATCTGCGCAACCCGTGGAACTGGCTGGACTTCGTGGTCATTACCAGTGGCTACGCCACCATCGGCATGGAGGTGGGCAACCTGGCGGGGCTGCGCACTTTCCGCGTGCTGCGCGCCCTCAAGACGGTGTCCATCATGCCCGGATTGAAGACGATCATCAACGCGTTGCTGCACTCCTTCCGCCAGCTGGCGGAGGTCATGACATTGACCATCTTCTGTCTGATGGTCTTCGCGCTCTTTGCCCTCCAGGTCTACATGGGCGAGCTGCGCAATAAGTGCGTGCGCCAGGTTCCCACCGACTGGACGAACGTCTCTCACACAGACTGGCAGAT CTGGGTCAACGACACCGACAACTGGCTGTATGACGAGGATGAACTGCCCGTGCTGTGTGGTAACTTAACTGGAGCCCGCCATTGTCCCTTCGAGTACGTGTGCCTCTGCGTAGGCGAGAATCCCAATCACGGCTACACCAACTTTGACAACTTTATGTGGTCCATGCTGACGACTTTTCAGCTGATCACGCTCGACTATTGGGAAAATGTGTACAACATG GTGCTGGCAACATGCGGTCCCATGAGCGTCTCCTTCTTTACGGTGGTGGTTTTCTTTGGCTCGTTTTATCTAATCAACCTGATGCTGGCTGTAGTGGCGTTAAGTTACGAGGAGGAAGCAGAGATCACGAACGAG GAACGCAAGAAGGATCTATTGGACCACCGGGACGACTCCACTTTCAGCTTCGATCCCTCGGTGCTTAACGTAAAAAAACTGAACAAGAATAACAAAAAGAAGATCGACTCACGGAAGGGAGTGCTCTTGGCATCGTACAGCAAGAAGAAAACGAGacgaaaaaaaaccaaagggGGGAAAGAAGGTGGCACCAACGGCAATGGGAACGGCAGCAACGGGGACGACCATAAATCCCATTCGGCCACCCCCAGTCCTGGACCAAGTCCCCGCCACAGCGCAACCGAATGCCCGACGGCACTTACTATCCAAGCTCAAAAACAATACCAGCAGATGGAGCAGCACAAGCTGGCCAAATCAAGCACTGGCGGCAGCAACTCTGCAATGGCCCCCACGCCCAAGGGGCGCATCAGCTTCCAGGACACCGGAATGGGCGTAAAGAACCCCAATATGCTTTACCCCTCGGACTACAAAGGGCAGCTCATCGCCAGCAGCCGCCAGCCTAGCTCCAACTCAAGCGGCGTAAATCGCGAGTCCTCGCAGGACGACTCTGGGGTAGTGGACGATCACGAGGAACAAGATACGAACAACGACTTGGGACACGTTTCCACTGTTGAGCTGGCCCTTTCCCCACGCGAGGTACGCCTTATTAAGTGCAATGGAAACATTGCACGGATCAAGAACCACAATGTGTACGCCCTGCACCAGGAATTCTCTTCGGAGGTGGTGGTGATCg ATGACCTACCCGACCGAAACTGTGATCGTTGCGTTCATTGGTGCACCGACTACGAAAGCTGGCTACAGTTTCAAAACTGCCTATACAAAGTGGTGAGGGATCCTCTTTTCGAGCTGGCCATCACACTTTGCATCGTGTTGAACACCGCCTTTTTGGCCATGGAACACCACGGGATGAGTGAAACCTTTCGCAACGCACTGGATGTGGGAAACAAA GTCTTTACGTCCATCTTCACGTTTGAGTGCATTGTGAAGCTAATGGCTCTGTCTAAAGATTTCTTTCTTTGCGGATGGAACATTTTCGACCTCCTTATCGTTACTGCGAGCCTGCTGGATATAATATTCGAGTTGGTCGATGGCTTGAGTGTCTTGCGTGGCTTGCGACTG CTAAGGGTATTAAAGTTGGCCCAATCGTGGACTACAATGAAGGTGCTGCTTAGCATTATAATCTCGACGATCGGCGCCCTTGGCAACCTCACGCTCATTTTAGTCATAGTCATCTACATATTTGCTGTCATCGGCATGCAGTTGTTCTCCAAAGACTATACGCCCGAGAAATTCGATCCAGATCCTGTGCCAAG ATGGAATTTCAATGACTTCTTTCACTCGTTTATGATGATCTTTCGCATTCTGTGCGGCGAATGGATCGAGCCTCTCTGGGATTGCATGCGAGCCGAAGAGGAG CAAGGAGCCTCCACCTGCTTTGCCATATTTCTGCCGACGCTCGTGATGGGAAACTTCATGGTGCTTAACTTGTTCTTGGCCTTGTTGCTCAACAGCTTTAACTCCGAGGAGCTCAAGTCGAAAAAAGAG ATTTTCAAGAAGAAG GAAGTGGGCGAGGAGTCCAAGTTGGCGAGGAGCATCGAACGGGTGCGCGACCTGATTCGCAAGAAGCGGCAAGAGCGCAAGGATCGCAAGGAGCGAAAGTTTGCGGAGAAGTTCCAGCAGATCGTACTGGATGCCCAGCAGGCGCATGCTCAGACTCACTCCCACCAGGCTGCAGTCGGTTTGGAGAGAGGCGACAAGCCCAGTGCGCTGGCGGAAACCAAGTTTCATAGATTGAGCTATCAG GAATCTATGAATCGCCCAGTTTCCGGCTCCGACTTTGGCTTCCAGATTCCCCTGCACGACGGCTTGCATACGATAGTCGATGGCTTAGAGTATGAGGACACAGAAGACTTGCCAGAGCAGATCCAGCTGCAAGCGCAtccactgccacccacttcGGACTCGATGCCTCCTACCTATGAGAGTGCAATGCTGGCCGCCGCTGCGGGCTCATTTTCCTCTGTCAATGGAAACGGAAACAGTCAAAATCTAACGCCATTCGTACAAGCCGAGCGCCGGCTGCAGCACCAAATCTCCTCGGGAGTGAGCACCCAGCAGAACGATTCACGCGAGGAGGCTACCTACACAGAATCAATCGAGCTGCGTCTGCTGGGCCAGTACAACTCAACGGATACGGACCCGTACGCTAACGACCAACGGAGCGGCTGTGGTTCCTTCAACCGAGGCGACTCACTGCAGGACAACTCCTCGCGGCGGTACGGAAGCGAAGAGCACGATGAGGCCTATCTGAAGTACCAGAAGTCCCTGCTGACGCGATCTCCTAGTTACCGAAAGTCACTGGATCGCCTATCCCAATCTAGTGGGCAGTCTCAGCGCTCATTGCTCAAGTCGGAGGAGGCTGAGATGCGGAGGCATTATAGCGGCCAGTCCCTGAACTCCATATATATCGAACAGGATGAACTGCTGTCTCAGCAGGGCAATTTGCGAGAGGAACTGCTCAATTGCGACCAAAAGGAACTATTTCAGTTCCTGCAGGAGGAAGAGGAACTGCATAAGGGGACCAACCTGAACCGCATCTCAAATGTAATGAGGTCCCGACGACCCTCTAGTCAGATGGGACAGCCAGATAACGAAGCATTGGTGGAGCACTCTGAGTTTGACAACATTATTCAGAGTTTTGAGAAAGAACTAGAAGAGATCAAGCGATCCACCACATCGTTGGAGCGCAAACTTTCCAACCTTTCAGAGCCCTCTCCGGCAGCCGATGAAGCCACTAAAGCCATTATGGAGCACATTGCTATCATTACAGGCGCCTCCGAGCGCTCTGCCGCCGACGAGGTAGTGCTCCCCCTGAACCCATACGACAGTTATGATCTGTCCAGCGTACCACGACGTTCGCAATCCGTCAGCGCAGCCGCTCAGCGCCAGTCCGTGAAACTAAAGCGACGCAGCCTGGAGAAACAGCGCAAGATCGATGAGGACTTTAGCATCTCAAATGAGATACGCAAAATCTGTGATCAAATCCACGCCCCCTTCGTGGCCATGGAAGCAATGGCAGTCGCAGCCACCAGCGCCAGCCAGGCGACCCAACCTAATCAATCACCCTTTCTCAGGCGAAAGGTCGATCCGTTCACAGTGCAGTTCGATCGCTTCAAGCGCCTTTCCCTTATAGAGCGCGTGGAGGAAGTACCCGAGGAGGAGAAGCCTATCTCGACGCTACGCATTGAGTCGGAGAAGATGCCGCGCAAGTTTCTGCACGGTCACGACCAGCTGCGTCTGGACAGCCTCTCTCTGAAGAGCACGAACTCGTACGAAAACCTCCTGATCCAGAAACAGAAGCTGGGCATGGCCGCGCCCCCCGCCGTTCCTGCTACTCCGCCTACCTCCTTGAAATCGAGCATCGAGCCACCGACACTGGCGCAAATTTCATCGCTGAAAACCACCCCGCCGCTGGCTGCTCTCACCGAGCATCAGCAGCACTTTCATGCCACAAGCATTCAGGCAGCACCCACTCACGCTCACGCCCacgcccatgcccatgcccatgcccactCTCAGGCACATGCTCACTCAATGGCTGGGCAGCGGCGACGCCAGGAGCATCCACAATCGACGCTAGACAAAGCCGCATCCTTCCAGTCCGCGCGCACCGAGTCGCACAGCTCGGGAGCGGCAGACACGAGCTCAGCCCTGGCTCTGGCCATGGCCCAAAAGACTGAGCAGTCGCAGTCGACGGCGCCAGAGGCCACCCAGAAGCCGTCTGCATTTACGCGACTGACCGAAAAACCATGGCATTGTTTGGTTTCCTACGTAGACGATCTCACTGTCGGTGGGAGACGTAACTCGCAGGGAGCTTACAATGATCCCATGACTTTTCCGAGCTACGGGGCCACAAAGCCCGCCAAGGTGCCTGACGACTGTTTCCCCCAGAAGTGCTACGATCA TTTCTACTTTCGCTGCCCCTGGTTCATGAGCTGCATGGACACGCAGAGCGCCAAGCACTGGACGCGCGTGAGGACGGCTGTCTTGACGGTTGTCGATACTCCGGCCTTTGAGTGGTTTGTGTTGGTGCTGATCTTTGCGTCAAGTATCACGCTCTGCTTCGAGGACATTAACCTGGACAAGAACAAAACGCTAAAAAGAGTGCTATACTGGATTAACTTCTCCTTCTGTCTGATATTCGTCGTGGAAATGATTCTCAAGTGGCTGGCCCTGGGATTTTCCAAGTACTTTACCAGCTTCTGGACCATACTTGATTTCATCATAGTGTTT GTATCAGTTTTCTCGCTGCTTATTGAAGAGAATGAGAACCTGAAGGTCCTAAGATCGCTGCGCACCTTACGAGCTTTGCGTCCGCTGAGAGCCATCTCTCG GTGGCAAGGAATGCGGATTGTAGTAAACGCTCTCATGTATGCAATACCATCAATTTTCAATGTACTTTtggtttgtttggttttttggttgaTCTTCTCAATAATGGGTGTTCAGTTCTTTGGTGGTAAATTTTTTAAGTGCGTTAATGAGATGGGCGAGCTACTGCCGATTACT GAGGTGAACGACAAGTGGGACTGCATCGAACAGAACTACACGTGGATTAACTCTAAGATTACATTCGACCACGTGGGAATGGGCTATCTGGCCCTGCTGCAAGTGGCGACCTTCGAGGGCTGGATGGAGGTAATGGCCGACGCGGTGGATGCTCGTGGAGTGGATCTGCAACCGCAGCGGGAAGCCAACCTATATgcgtatatttattttgttatatttattgtGTGCGGATCGTTCTTTACACTGAATCTGTTCATTGGAGTTATTATTGATAACTTTAACATGCTTAAGAAGAAG TATGAAGGAGGAGTGTTGGAAATGTTTCTCACCGAATCTCAAAAACACTATTACACGGCTATGAAAAAATTGGGACGAAAGAAACCACAGAAAGTTATTAAGCGACctataaatcattttttagCTATGTTTTATGATTTATCCAATTCGAGAAG GTTCGAGATCGCGATCTTTGTACTGATTTTCCTAAATATGCTTACAATGGGCATCGAGCACTACGATCAGCCGCATGCAGTCTTCTTCATTCTGGAAGTGAGCAACGCCTTTTTCACCACTGTATTTGGTCTAG AAGCCATTGTGAAGATTGTCGGTCTGCGCTACCACTACTTCACAGTGCCATGGAACGTGTTCGACTTCCTTCTGGTGCTGGCCTCCATCTTCGGAATTCTGATGGAAGACATCATGATAGACCTGCCCATTAGTCCGACGTTACTTCGGGTGGTCCGCGTCTTCCGCATCGGGCGTATCTTGAGGTTAATCAAGGCCGCCAAGGGGATCAGGAAGTTGCTATTCGCTCTCGTAGTGTCCCTGCCCGCCCTCTTTAACATCGGGGCACTGCTAGGCCTTATCACCTTTATCTACGCCATTCTGGGCATGTCGCTGTTCGGACATGTCAAGCTCCAAGGTGCCCTCGATGACATGGTAAACTTCCAGACCTTCGGGCGCAGCATGCAGCTGCTGTTCCGGTTGATGACATCAGCCGGGTGGAACGACGTCCTTGAGTCCCTGATGATACAGCCGCCCGACTGCGACCCATTTATCCATGGACAGACGAACGGCGACTGCGGACACCCGCTACTAGCCATTACCTACTTCACGagcttcatcatcatcagctaTATGATAGTGATCAACATGTACATTGCCATCATCCTGGAAAACTTCAATCAGGCGCACCAGGAAGAGGAGATCGGCATCGTCGAGGACGATCTGGAAATGTTTTACATTCGCTGGTCAAA ATACGATCCACATGCCACCCAATTTATACACTTCTCGCAACTGTCCGATTTTATTGCCTCTCTCGATCCACCATTGGGCATCTCGAAGCCCAATAATGTCGCTTTAGTGTCATTTAATCTGCCCATTTCTAAGGGTAATAAAATACACTGTCTCGACATTTTGCACGCGCTCGTTAAGCACGTGCTAGGTCATGTCGAGGAGACCGATAACTTCAAACAGTTGCAGGAACAAATGGATGTCAAGTTCAAGAAACAGTTTCCAACGCGCAAAGAATTGGAAATTGTTTCGTCGACGCGGATCTGGAAGCGCCAGGAAAAGGCGGCCAAGACCATTCAAACGGGCTGGAAGGAATATTTGCG GCGCAAGCGGGAAAAGGAACGCTCCAATTCTGGGGACAGCGCCACTCAAACCTCCAGCCCTGGCGGATGGCAATCAAAACTTTCTGCCCTAAACTTCTTCCATCTTCAG GTGAGTCGTCGAGGCACCGCCTGCTCCAGTCGAGCCTCGTCTCGGAAATCGTCGCGTGCCTCGGATGCATCCGATCTCAGCGAACTAGCTGGACCCTGGTTGAACCTGCCTCTGATGCTCGTCTCAGGTGCCGACGAAGTGGTCAAGGACATCAAACTGCAAAACGACGAGCTGGGCAAACG CGGTAGCATTTTTGTGGAAGCGCCTAGAGCAAGTCGTCGCCGAAgcttttataatttctttttgcGTCATCAGGATGCTGTCGATGACAGCTTAACCTCACCTTCAGTACATAGAAAAA CCGCAATGAACAACACGACCAACACCACCTCaacctccgcctccgcctccaccTCCGGCACGgcctcctccaccgccaccgccaccgccccAGCCACTGGGTGTGGCCCAGCAGCCACCTCCGCCTCCGACAGCGACCGACACCAGGCGGTGGGGGGTGGGTCGGCTCCTTCACGTAAGCGCGCCTCTAGTTTCATTCGCAAGAAACCGCCCCTAGAAAGAG CCGAGGCGCCAGCCCCCGAGGTGATCGTCACCAGGCCATCGCCGGAGCAGCAGacgcatccgcatccgcactCGCTGAGCCTGCGTCCGGACAACGCAACCCTGGTCCACGTACTGGTACACCGCGAGAGCGAGGAGTAcaaggaggaggatgagggCAGCCCGTCCTCGTCCTCGCCCGGCAACGGAAATGGTTTTGGTATTGGCCTGGACATGCTTGGCAAGCAGCCGCCGCCTCAGATACGCATCACAACGGGTTCGGTAGAGAGCTCAATGGACACTTGCGCGATGCCCACAGTGCAGATAATGGTGGACAGTCCGAAGGATCCGCCACGCGGCGATTTCAGCTCAGCACCGATTGATGATGTGGGTGCGCCAATCGATGTGAATGTCCAGGGCGATACCTCGCAGGTGTTTTACGACTACGATCCTGAGAAGGCCACCGATGACCAAGTGAGTGGACAGGAGGAGGCAGCGCAGTGCGAATCACTTCCAGACAGACAGAGATGA